CCCGCGCCGGGAACTTGTAGCGGACGATGGTCGACCGCGGGTACTGCTCATTCTTCGGCTCCGTCTTCTGCCACAGCCCCTGCCAGTAGGTCGAGATGCAGCCTTCCACGCTGATGGGGTACTTCAACTTCAGCGCCCAGAACGCGGGGTCCATGATGTGACAGCCCAGGTCGCCGAGCGAGCCGGTCCCGAAATCCCACCAGGCCCGCCACGTCCCCGGATGGTACGTGGGATGATAAGGGCGCATGGCCGCGGGGCCGATCCACAGGTCCCAATCCAGCGTGGCCGGGACCGCCGGCGTCTCCTTGGGCCGATCCACCTCAACGCTCTGCGGCCAGACGGGCCGGTTGGTCCAGCAATGCACCTCGCGCACCGGGCCGATAGCCCCGTCCCAGACCCATTCGCACATCAGGCGGGCGCCGTCGCCGGAATGCCCCTGGTTGCCCATCTGGGTCCTGACCTTGTGCTTGCGGGCCGCCTCGGTCAGCACCCGCGCTTCGTAAACACTATGGGCCAGCGGCTTCTGAACATAAACGTGTTTGCCGCGCTGAATCGCCGCCAGGGCAATCACGGCATGGGTGTGGTCGGGCGTCGCCACGATCACCGCGTCAATGTCCTTCTGCTGGTCCAGCATGACGCGGAAATCCTTGTACGCCTTGGCCTTCGGATACTTGCCGAAGGTCTTGGCGGCGTAACCCCCCGCGTCCACGTCGCAGAGCGCGACGACGTTCTCGGACTCGCAGGCGGCCAGGTTGCTCCCGCCCATGCCCCCGACGCCCACGCCGGAAATGTTGAGCTTCTCGTTTGCGGCGGGCTTCCCCTCGCCCCCGAGCACGTGCCGCGGAACAATCGTCAGCGCCGCCACCGCCGCCGAGGCCTTCATGAAACTCCGGCGGCTGATCTCCAGCCTCTGCCTCGCCATGTTCGCTCCTCCTTCAAGTCTCCGTTTGCGGCCGGGACCCTCCCCAACACACCGGTGACTATACGGCGGAGGCATTCGCTCGACAAGAGAAGTCCTGGCTCCGTGCCGGGGATCATTACCTCTGACGGTTAGAGCCCCTGGGCACATGTGGCGGGGAGGGGTTCTTCCCCAGGCAGCACCGCGAACTATTACTGCAACGCCGCTTAACCTCGTGCGCGGTGGGTCTCCTGACCCACAGCGCGGCAATTGCCCCCGGGCGGCGAGATAACGGTCGCCGCCGCGCGGTGGGCAGGACTGCCCACCGCGCCACCCAGTTGCACTCACACGAACAAGTGTGACGGACTACTAGCGCACGGAATGTTGCCGATCCCACATACAATCCCGAGT
The sequence above is drawn from the bacterium genome and encodes:
- a CDS encoding Gfo/Idh/MocA family oxidoreductase — its product is MARQRLEISRRSFMKASAAVAALTIVPRHVLGGEGKPAANEKLNISGVGVGGMGGSNLAACESENVVALCDVDAGGYAAKTFGKYPKAKAYKDFRVMLDQQKDIDAVIVATPDHTHAVIALAAIQRGKHVYVQKPLAHSVYEARVLTEAARKHKVRTQMGNQGHSGDGARLMCEWVWDGAIGPVREVHCWTNRPVWPQSVEVDRPKETPAVPATLDWDLWIGPAAMRPYHPTYHPGTWRAWWDFGTGSLGDLGCHIMDPAFWALKLKYPISVEGCISTYWQGLWQKTEPKNEQYPRSTIVRYKFPAREGMPEVKLTWWDGGMMPPRPEALEKGRRMGDDDGGVLLIGDKGLLMCGCYGSGPRLVPESRMKEYRQPAKTLERVAGGEGGHEKDWVRACKTGKPSSANFDYSGPFAETVLMGNLAIRSTARS